From the Pseudomonas sp. SORT22 genome, one window contains:
- the rodA gene encoding rod shape-determining protein RodA, with amino-acid sequence MRRRASFLQRIHVDGPLLILLLTLAAGSLFVLYSASGKNWDLLLKQASSFGIGLVSMFVIAQLEPRFMARWVPLAYVVGVILLVVVDVMGHNAMGATRWINIPGVIRFQPSEFMKIIMPATIAWYLAKRSLPPHLKHVVISLILIGLPFILIVRQPDLGTALLILASGAFVLFMGGLRWRWILSVVAAAVPVAVAMWFFVMHDYQKQRVLTFLDPESDPLGTGWNIIQSKAAIGSGGVFGKGWLLGTQSHLDFLPESHTDFIIAVLGEEFGLVGICALLLIYLLLIGRGLVITAQAQTLYGKLLAGSLTMTFFVYVFVNIGMVSGLLPVVGVPLPFISYGGTSLVTLLSAFGVLMSIHTHRKWIAQV; translated from the coding sequence ATGCGTCGTCGCGCAAGCTTCCTGCAGCGCATCCATGTCGACGGCCCGTTGCTGATCCTGCTGCTGACCCTGGCTGCCGGCAGCCTGTTCGTGCTCTATTCGGCCAGCGGCAAGAACTGGGACCTGCTGCTCAAGCAAGCCAGTTCGTTCGGCATCGGCCTGGTGTCGATGTTCGTCATTGCCCAGCTCGAACCACGTTTCATGGCGCGCTGGGTGCCCCTTGCCTATGTGGTCGGGGTGATCCTGCTGGTGGTGGTCGACGTTATGGGCCACAACGCCATGGGCGCCACGCGCTGGATCAACATTCCCGGGGTGATCCGCTTCCAGCCCTCGGAGTTCATGAAGATCATCATGCCGGCGACCATCGCCTGGTACCTGGCCAAGCGCTCGCTGCCGCCGCATTTGAAGCACGTGGTGATCAGCCTGATCCTGATCGGCCTGCCGTTCATCCTCATCGTGCGCCAGCCAGACCTGGGTACCGCCTTGCTGATCCTCGCCTCCGGCGCCTTCGTGCTGTTCATGGGCGGCCTGCGCTGGCGCTGGATCCTCAGCGTGGTGGCGGCGGCAGTGCCGGTGGCGGTGGCGATGTGGTTCTTCGTCATGCACGACTACCAGAAACAGCGGGTACTGACCTTTCTCGACCCGGAAAGCGATCCGCTGGGCACCGGCTGGAACATCATCCAGTCGAAAGCGGCGATCGGCTCGGGCGGGGTGTTCGGCAAGGGCTGGCTGCTGGGCACCCAGTCGCACCTGGACTTTCTCCCGGAAAGCCACACCGACTTCATCATCGCCGTGCTTGGCGAGGAGTTCGGCCTGGTCGGCATCTGCGCGCTGCTTTTGATCTACCTGCTGCTGATCGGCCGCGGCCTGGTGATTACCGCCCAGGCCCAGACGCTCTACGGCAAGTTGCTGGCCGGCAGCCTGACCATGACCTTCTTTGTTTATGTGTTCGTCAATATCGGTATGGTCAGCGGCTTGTTGCCCGTGGTGGGGGTGCCGCTGCCCTTCATTAGTTATGGCGGAACTTCGTTGGTGACGCTGCTGTCAGCGTTTGGGGTTTTAATGTCGATCCATACGCATCGCAAATGGATTGCGCAGGTTTGA
- a CDS encoding DUF493 domain-containing protein: protein MTEADKSHKIEFPCADYPIKVIGDTVVNFKDTVIEILKKYATVDMSTLAERQSKEGKYTTVQLHIIATGEDQLHDINSALRATGIVKMVL, encoded by the coding sequence ATGACCGAAGCTGACAAGTCGCACAAAATCGAATTCCCCTGCGCCGATTACCCGATCAAGGTCATCGGCGACACCGTGGTCAATTTCAAGGACACGGTGATCGAGATCCTCAAGAAGTACGCCACGGTCGACATGAGTACCCTGGCTGAACGTCAGAGCAAGGAAGGCAAGTACACCACGGTGCAACTGCACATCATCGCCACGGGTGAAGACCAGCTGCACGATATCAACAGCGCCCTGCGCGCGACCGGAATCGTGAAAATGGTGCTCTGA
- the mltB gene encoding lytic murein transglycosylase B, with the protein MQAMRGWAARCAPWVGFVGLLGGAQGAAAGDYDGSPQVAEFVGEMTRDYGFAGEQLMGVFREVQRKQSILDAISRPAERVKPWKDYRPMFLTDARVARGVDFWRQHEATLARAEQEYGVPAQVIVSIIGVETFFGRNTGNYRVIDALSTLGFDYPPRAEFFRKELREYLLLAREEQVDPLTLKGSYAGAMGLPQFMPSSFRAYAVDFDGDGHINIWNNPDDAIGSVASYFKRHGWVAGEQVVSRATVRGERVDEGLSPGIDAVKTVGELRALGWSSHDALRDDLPVTAFRLEGDNGPEYWLGLKNFYAITRYNRSVMYAMAVHQLSDLLVQARGAK; encoded by the coding sequence ATGCAAGCAATGCGTGGCTGGGCGGCTCGTTGTGCGCCCTGGGTCGGCTTTGTAGGTTTGCTCGGCGGAGCGCAAGGCGCTGCTGCCGGCGACTACGACGGCTCGCCCCAGGTAGCCGAGTTCGTCGGCGAAATGACCCGCGACTACGGTTTTGCCGGTGAGCAACTAATGGGGGTGTTTCGCGAGGTTCAGCGCAAGCAGTCGATCCTTGACGCGATCTCGCGCCCGGCTGAACGGGTAAAACCCTGGAAAGACTACCGGCCGATGTTCCTCACCGACGCCCGCGTCGCCCGCGGCGTCGACTTCTGGCGCCAGCATGAGGCCACCCTGGCCCGCGCCGAACAGGAATACGGCGTGCCGGCCCAGGTGATCGTCTCGATCATCGGCGTCGAAACCTTCTTTGGCCGCAACACCGGCAATTACCGGGTGATCGATGCGCTGTCGACCCTGGGCTTCGATTACCCGCCGCGTGCCGAATTCTTCCGCAAGGAGCTGCGCGAGTACCTGTTGCTGGCCCGTGAAGAGCAGGTCGACCCGCTGACCCTCAAGGGCTCCTACGCCGGGGCCATGGGCTTGCCGCAGTTCATGCCGAGCAGCTTTCGCGCCTACGCCGTGGATTTTGACGGCGACGGCCACATCAATATCTGGAACAACCCGGACGATGCCATCGGCAGCGTTGCCAGCTACTTCAAGCGTCATGGCTGGGTAGCCGGCGAACAGGTGGTCAGCCGCGCCACGGTGCGTGGCGAACGCGTCGACGAAGGCCTGAGCCCGGGCATCGACGCGGTCAAGACGGTCGGGGAGTTGCGGGCACTGGGCTGGTCGAGTCATGATGCGCTGCGCGATGATCTGCCGGTCACCGCCTTCCGGCTCGAAGGTGACAACGGCCCGGAATACTGGCTGGGCCTGAAAAACTTCTACGCGATCACTCGCTATAACCGCAGCGTGATGTATGCCATGGCAGTGCATCAGCTCTCGGACCTGCTGGTTCAAGCACGGGGCGCCAAGTAA
- a CDS encoding septal ring lytic transglycosylase RlpA family protein, protein MRVMFSATSLKLLGCAALGLVLVSCSSSRPSTSTQGNANVVRAKPGLDINRAHKDGAPWWDVDVSKIPDATPTVHTGNYKANPYTVLGKTYFPIPDSRNYRAEGTASWYGTKFHGQNTANGEVYDLYGMSAAHKTLPLPAYVKVTNLDNQRSVILRVNDRGPFYSDRIIDLSYAAAKKLGYAETGTARVRVEGIDPKQWWAQRGQPAPMVLDQPQVAQTQALPASTGTVEQWTPPPQQHAAAVVPLQVASNNTMASNGLYLQVGAFANPDAAELLRSKLSSMVSAPVFISSIVRNQQTLHRVRLGPINSQGEAQQMQDSVRLANLGQPKVVTAD, encoded by the coding sequence ATGCGCGTAATGTTCTCCGCTACATCGCTGAAACTGCTGGGTTGCGCGGCCCTGGGCCTGGTGCTGGTGAGCTGTTCGAGCAGCCGCCCGAGCACCTCCACCCAGGGTAATGCCAATGTCGTGCGGGCCAAGCCCGGCCTGGACATCAACCGGGCCCACAAGGACGGCGCGCCATGGTGGGACGTCGACGTCTCGAAGATCCCCGACGCGACCCCGACCGTGCACACCGGCAACTACAAGGCCAACCCCTACACCGTGCTGGGCAAGACCTACTTCCCGATCCCCGACTCGCGCAACTACCGCGCCGAGGGCACGGCATCCTGGTACGGCACCAAGTTCCACGGCCAGAACACCGCCAACGGCGAGGTCTATGACCTCTACGGTATGAGCGCGGCGCACAAGACCCTGCCGCTGCCGGCCTACGTCAAGGTTACCAACCTCGACAACCAGCGCAGCGTGATCCTGCGGGTCAACGACCGCGGGCCGTTCTATTCCGACCGCATCATCGACCTGTCGTACGCGGCGGCGAAGAAGCTCGGCTATGCCGAGACCGGCACCGCGCGGGTGCGCGTTGAAGGCATCGACCCGAAACAATGGTGGGCCCAGCGCGGCCAGCCGGCGCCGATGGTCCTCGACCAGCCGCAAGTGGCCCAGACCCAGGCGCTGCCGGCCAGCACCGGCACGGTCGAGCAATGGACGCCACCGCCGCAGCAGCACGCCGCTGCGGTCGTACCCCTGCAAGTCGCCAGCAACAACACGATGGCCAGCAATGGTCTTTACTTGCAGGTCGGCGCTTTTGCCAACCCCGATGCCGCCGAACTGCTGCGCTCCAAGCTCAGCAGCATGGTCAGCGCACCGGTGTTCATCAGTTCGATCGTGCGCAACCAGCAGACCCTGCACCGGGTCCGCCTGGGGCCGATCAACAGCCAGGGTGAAGCCCAGCAGATGCAGGACAGCGTGCGCCTGGCCAATCTGGGGCAGCCCAAAGTCGTCACGGCAGACTGA
- a CDS encoding D-alanyl-D-alanine carboxypeptidase family protein yields MNITSFAKRLCLLVPLMIAPAAFAAEQMMPSPPQLAAKSYVLMEASSGNILVENNGDQRLPPASLTKLMTAYIATLDIRRGQIGENDPVTVSENAWRTGGSRMFIKVGTQVSVSDLLHGIIIQSGNDASVALAEHIAGSEDAFADMMNKTAGDLGMSNSHFMNPTGLPNPEHYSSAHDMAVLARAIIHEDPAHYAIYSQKEFFWNNIKQPNRNLLLWRDKTVDGLKTGHTDEAGYCMVSSAVRDGMRLIAVVFGTNSEQSRAAETQKLLTYGFRFFETQTFYQKGTELAQAPVWKGATNQVKAGLAEDLTMTLPKGQLKKLAASMTMNPQLIAPINKGDVIGKVEVKLDDKVVHSADLIALDGVEEGGFFRRVWDSIRLFFYGLFN; encoded by the coding sequence ATGAACATAACCAGCTTTGCCAAACGCCTTTGCCTGCTTGTACCGCTGATGATTGCCCCTGCCGCCTTCGCGGCAGAGCAAATGATGCCGTCGCCGCCGCAACTGGCTGCCAAGTCCTACGTGCTCATGGAAGCCTCCAGCGGCAACATCCTGGTCGAGAACAATGGTGACCAGCGTCTGCCTCCGGCGAGCCTGACCAAGCTGATGACCGCCTACATCGCGACCCTGGATATCCGCCGCGGGCAGATCGGCGAAAACGACCCGGTCACCGTCAGCGAAAACGCCTGGCGCACCGGCGGTTCGCGGATGTTCATCAAGGTCGGCACCCAGGTCAGCGTCAGCGACCTGCTGCACGGCATCATCATCCAGTCGGGTAACGACGCCAGCGTCGCCCTCGCCGAGCACATCGCCGGCAGCGAAGACGCCTTCGCCGACATGATGAACAAGACCGCCGGCGACCTGGGCATGAGCAACAGCCACTTCATGAACCCGACCGGCCTGCCGAACCCCGAGCACTACTCGTCGGCTCATGACATGGCGGTGCTGGCGCGCGCGATCATCCACGAAGACCCGGCTCACTATGCGATCTACTCGCAGAAAGAGTTCTTCTGGAACAACATCAAGCAGCCTAACCGCAACCTGCTGCTGTGGCGCGACAAGACCGTCGACGGCCTGAAAACCGGCCACACCGACGAAGCCGGCTACTGCATGGTGTCTTCGGCAGTACGTGACGGCATGCGCCTGATCGCCGTGGTCTTCGGTACCAACAGCGAGCAATCGCGTGCGGCCGAAACCCAGAAGCTGCTGACCTACGGCTTCCGCTTCTTCGAAACCCAGACCTTCTACCAGAAGGGTACCGAGCTTGCCCAGGCACCGGTCTGGAAGGGCGCAACCAATCAGGTCAAAGCCGGTCTCGCCGAAGACCTGACCATGACTTTGCCTAAAGGCCAATTGAAAAAGCTGGCCGCAAGCATGACCATGAACCCGCAATTGATCGCTCCGATCAACAAAGGTGACGTGATCGGTAAAGTGGAAGTCAAACTGGATGACAAGGTTGTCCACAGTGCCGACCTGATCGCGCTGGATGGCGTTGAGGAAGGTGGTTTCTTCCGTCGTGTGTGGGATAGCATTCGGCTATTCTTCTACGGGTTGTTCAACTGA
- the mrdA gene encoding penicillin-binding protein 2, with product MSQPIRLKDHEKDARLVRSRVVVGAVAIVLLICVLIARLYYLQVIQYDYHSTLSENNRVHVQPIPPTRGLIFDRNGVIVADNRPSFSLTMTRERSGDWQQVLDVIVEVLELTPDDRTLFEKRMRQGRRPFEPVPILFELTEEQIARVAVNQFRLPGVEVVAQLVRHYPQGAHFAHSVGYVGRINEKELKTLDPVNYSGTHHIGKTGIERFYEPELHGQVGYEEVETNARGRVLRVLKRTDPIPGKDIVLSLDIKLQEAAEAALGGRRGAIVALDPNTGEVLAMVSQPSFDPNPFVTGISFKAYAELRDSIDRPLFNRVLRGLYPPGSTIKPAVAIAGLDSGVVTASSRVFDPGFYQLPNYDHKYRNWNRSGDGWVDLDLAIMRSNDTYFYDLAHKMGIDRLSSYMNKFGLGQKVSLDMFEESAGLMPTREWKRATRRQAWFPGETLILGIGQGYMQTTPLQMAQAIALIASKGKWNRPHLAKTIEGQPPVDENPMEDIVLRDKSDWARVTHGMEQVMHNARGTARAAAAGAQYRIAGKSGTAQVVAIKQGEKYDRNKVQERHRDHALFVGFAPAENPKIVVSVMIENGEAGGRVAAPVMRQVMDAWLLDEHGRLKSEFAPATVVQESAQ from the coding sequence ATGTCGCAGCCGATTCGCCTCAAGGATCACGAGAAAGACGCCCGTCTGGTGCGTAGCCGCGTCGTGGTCGGTGCAGTGGCGATCGTCCTGCTGATTTGCGTGTTGATCGCCCGCCTGTATTACCTGCAGGTGATCCAGTACGACTATCACTCGACCCTGTCGGAAAATAACCGGGTGCATGTGCAGCCGATTCCGCCGACTCGCGGGCTGATCTTCGACCGCAACGGGGTGATCGTCGCCGATAACCGGCCAAGCTTCAGTCTGACCATGACCCGTGAGCGCTCCGGCGACTGGCAGCAGGTACTCGATGTGATCGTCGAGGTGCTCGAGCTGACCCCGGACGACCGCACCCTGTTTGAAAAGCGCATGCGCCAGGGCCGCCGGCCGTTCGAGCCGGTGCCGATCCTGTTCGAACTGACCGAAGAACAGATCGCCCGGGTTGCGGTGAACCAGTTCCGCCTGCCCGGCGTCGAGGTGGTCGCCCAACTGGTGCGCCATTACCCGCAGGGAGCGCACTTTGCTCACTCGGTCGGTTATGTCGGGCGGATCAACGAGAAAGAGCTGAAGACCCTCGACCCGGTCAACTACAGCGGTACCCACCATATCGGCAAGACCGGCATCGAGCGCTTCTACGAACCGGAACTGCACGGCCAGGTGGGTTACGAAGAGGTTGAGACCAACGCCCGTGGCCGGGTATTGCGGGTGCTCAAGCGCACCGACCCGATCCCCGGCAAAGACATCGTCCTGAGCCTCGACATCAAGCTGCAGGAAGCTGCCGAGGCCGCGCTGGGCGGGCGCCGCGGCGCCATTGTCGCACTCGACCCAAATACCGGCGAAGTACTGGCGATGGTCAGCCAGCCAAGCTTTGACCCCAACCCGTTCGTCACCGGCATCAGCTTCAAGGCCTATGCCGAGCTGCGCGATTCGATCGACCGGCCGCTGTTCAACCGCGTGCTGCGCGGCCTGTACCCGCCGGGTTCGACCATCAAGCCGGCAGTGGCCATCGCCGGCCTCGACAGTGGTGTGGTCACCGCCAGCAGCCGGGTGTTCGACCCGGGCTTCTACCAACTGCCCAATTATGACCACAAGTACCGCAACTGGAACCGCAGCGGCGACGGCTGGGTCGACCTCGACCTGGCGATCATGCGCTCCAACGACACCTACTTCTACGACCTGGCGCACAAGATGGGCATCGACCGTCTGTCCAGCTACATGAACAAGTTCGGCCTCGGGCAGAAAGTCTCCCTCGACATGTTCGAGGAGTCCGCCGGCCTGATGCCGACTCGCGAATGGAAGCGCGCCACCCGCCGCCAGGCCTGGTTCCCGGGCGAGACGCTGATCCTCGGTATCGGCCAGGGCTACATGCAGACCACGCCGCTGCAGATGGCCCAGGCCATCGCCCTGATCGCCAGCAAGGGCAAGTGGAACCGTCCGCACCTGGCCAAGACCATCGAAGGCCAGCCGCCGGTGGACGAGAACCCGATGGAAGACATCGTCTTGCGTGACAAGTCCGACTGGGCCAGGGTCACCCATGGCATGGAGCAGGTGATGCACAACGCCCGCGGTACCGCCCGCGCCGCCGCCGCCGGTGCCCAGTACCGGATTGCCGGCAAGAGTGGTACCGCCCAGGTGGTAGCGATCAAGCAGGGAGAGAAGTACGACCGCAACAAGGTTCAGGAACGCCACCGCGACCACGCCCTGTTCGTCGGCTTCGCCCCGGCAGAGAACCCGAAGATCGTGGTTTCGGTGATGATCGAAAACGGCGAAGCGGGTGGCCGCGTCGCGGCGCCGGTGATGCGTCAGGTAATGGACGCCTGGTTGCTCGACGAGCATGGCCGGCTCAAATCCGAGTTCGCTCCCGCCACCGTCGTTCAGGAATCGGCCCAGTGA
- the rlmH gene encoding 23S rRNA (pseudouridine(1915)-N(3))-methyltransferase RlmH: protein MRLRLIAVGSRMPKWVEDGWHEYAKRLPAELSLELVEIPLNTRGKNADVARLIRQEGEAMLAKVQPGERIVTLEVHGKPWSTEQLAVELDRWRLDSRTVNFMVGGPEGLAPEVCARAEQRWSLSPLTLPHPLVRILIGEQLYRAWTVLSGHPYHK from the coding sequence GTGCGTCTGCGTCTGATCGCGGTCGGCTCGCGCATGCCCAAGTGGGTTGAGGACGGTTGGCATGAATATGCCAAGCGCCTGCCCGCGGAGCTGTCGCTGGAGCTGGTGGAAATACCGCTCAATACCCGGGGCAAGAATGCCGACGTCGCCCGCCTGATCCGTCAGGAGGGTGAGGCCATGCTTGCCAAGGTCCAGCCAGGGGAACGGATTGTCACCCTGGAGGTCCATGGCAAGCCCTGGAGTACCGAGCAACTGGCGGTCGAGCTGGACCGCTGGCGGCTGGATTCGCGTACCGTCAACTTCATGGTCGGCGGCCCCGAAGGGCTGGCGCCGGAAGTCTGTGCGCGGGCCGAGCAGCGCTGGTCGCTGTCGCCGCTGACACTGCCCCACCCGTTGGTAAGGATACTGATCGGCGAACAGCTGTACCGCGCCTGGACCGTATTGTCCGGGCACCCCTACCACAAATAA
- the lipB gene encoding lipoyl(octanoyl) transferase LipB: MPACLGFRDLGLLPYEPVLEAMRRFTDQRGPGTADEVWLVEHPAVFTQGQAGKAEHLLVPGDIPVVQTDRGGQVTYHGPGQLVAYLLLDVRRLGFGVRDLVSRIERCLIELLASYNVEAAAKADAPGVYVDGAKIASLGLRIRNGCSFHGLALNVDMDLAPFRRINPCGYAGLAMTQLRDQAGSIELSEVRARLRGQLVKHLDYAEQTTLTGGIF, from the coding sequence ATGCCCGCGTGTCTCGGCTTTCGCGACCTCGGCCTGCTGCCTTACGAGCCGGTGCTGGAGGCCATGCGTCGGTTTACCGACCAGCGTGGCCCGGGTACCGCGGATGAGGTATGGCTGGTTGAACACCCGGCGGTGTTCACCCAGGGCCAGGCCGGCAAGGCCGAGCATCTGCTGGTACCGGGTGACATCCCGGTGGTGCAGACCGATCGCGGCGGCCAGGTGACCTATCACGGCCCGGGTCAGCTGGTGGCGTACTTGCTGCTGGATGTACGCCGCCTGGGTTTTGGCGTGCGCGATCTGGTCAGCCGCATCGAGCGCTGCCTGATCGAGTTGCTGGCCAGTTACAACGTCGAGGCGGCGGCCAAGGCCGATGCCCCAGGCGTTTATGTCGACGGGGCGAAGATCGCCTCGCTCGGCCTGCGGATTCGCAATGGCTGTTCGTTCCACGGCCTTGCCTTGAACGTGGACATGGACCTGGCGCCATTCCGCCGGATTAACCCCTGCGGGTATGCGGGGCTGGCCATGACCCAGCTGCGCGACCAGGCAGGCTCGATCGAACTCTCTGAGGTAAGGGCAAGGCTGCGCGGGCAGCTGGTCAAGCACCTCGACTATGCTGAGCAGACGACCCTTACGGGCGGAATCTTCTGA